CATCCCCAGGTGTTCCACGAATGTAGAAATCGCATCCGGCATATCGAAATCACGCAGCCCGATGCCATTGTTCTGTCAGACGTTCCGCTCCTGATAGAAATTGACGCTCAGTCGTGGTTCGACCTTGTGATGTTGGTGTATATTCCTCCAGAAGAACAGTTGGAGCGTCTCATCAAGCGAAATGGTTACAGCAGGGAATACGCGGAAAAACGTATTGCCTCGCAAATGTCCATTGAGGAAAAGATAAAGCACGCAGGCCTTGTTATCGACAACCGCGGGAGCATCGAAGAAACAGAGAGGCGAGTCGGAGAGGTCTGGCAGAAACTTCTGCGATACGAAAAAAATAAACGTGAGCAAAAACCATTGATATGAAGGAGAGACAGTATGATCGAAAGCAATGTCATCACCGATTTTTCGTCCAAGGAATT
This DNA window, taken from Deltaproteobacteria bacterium, encodes the following:
- a CDS encoding dephospho-CoA kinase; the protein is MNVGLTGGISTGKTTVSRLLVERGAMLVDLDVVAHQVQLPDTDVWKEIVATFGEGILRPDRAIDRNKLGTIVFSDPAKLKRLNAIVHPQVFHECRNRIRHIEITQPDAIVLSDVPLLIEIDAQSWFDLVMLVYIPPEEQLERLIKRNGYSREYAEKRIASQMSIEEKIKHAGLVIDNRGSIEETERRVGEVWQKLLRYEKNKREQKPLI